A stretch of Aristophania vespae DNA encodes these proteins:
- the dapB gene encoding 4-hydroxy-tetrahydrodipicolinate reductase: MRNIESPKIGIAGITGRLGSLCAEEAGPHLVGGLSRHADPSRSIVSTPSLLASKCDVIIDVSHASLVTAHAKAFAQAGCAWVLGTTGLDQQAQDAIAEASKKIAILQAANFSPALTMLLDLAQQLAASLPDYDAEILETHHRQKLDAPSGTALAIGRAVANGRQVDFDSVKRLDQNGKRPDGAIGFASLRGGQVIGEHDLRFLTSDEEITLSHKALDRRVFARGALQAAFWLANHKPAGLYTMSDVVKKNTA; encoded by the coding sequence ATGAGAAACATCGAATCCCCTAAAATTGGTATTGCCGGTATTACAGGCCGGCTTGGTTCCCTCTGTGCTGAAGAAGCTGGCCCTCACCTTGTAGGTGGGCTTTCTCGTCATGCAGACCCTTCACGCTCTATCGTATCAACACCCTCGCTGCTTGCGTCAAAATGTGACGTGATAATTGATGTAAGCCATGCGAGCCTGGTTACGGCCCATGCTAAAGCTTTTGCACAAGCTGGCTGTGCGTGGGTATTGGGCACAACAGGGCTCGATCAGCAGGCACAAGACGCTATTGCAGAAGCTTCAAAAAAAATAGCTATTTTACAGGCAGCTAATTTTTCTCCAGCTTTAACAATGCTGCTCGACCTTGCCCAACAACTTGCGGCATCCTTGCCTGATTACGATGCCGAAATTCTTGAAACACATCATCGCCAAAAACTTGATGCGCCTTCAGGAACAGCCCTCGCTATTGGCCGCGCCGTAGCCAACGGAAGGCAGGTCGATTTTGACAGCGTTAAGAGGCTAGACCAAAATGGGAAACGCCCTGACGGAGCTATTGGATTTGCTTCTTTACGCGGTGGCCAGGTGATTGGTGAGCATGATTTACGTTTTCTCACCTCCGATGAAGAAATCACTCTTTCACACAAAGCTCTTGATCGACGTGTCTTTGCCCGCGGTGCCCTACAAGCTGCTTTTTGGCTGGCAAATCATAAGCCGGCTGGACTCTATACGATGAGTGATGTAGTGAAAAAGAACACTGCTTGA